A genome region from Planctomycetota bacterium includes the following:
- the alaS gene encoding alanine--tRNA ligase: MGTHWTVDRVRAAFIDYFVSKRSHVFVPSSPCVPLDDPTLLFTNAGMNQFKPIFLGQADPNSDLGRLRRAANSQKCIRAGGKHNDLDDVGKDTYHHTFFEMLGNWSFGEYFKQEAVDWSWELLTKVYALSPDRLYATYFEGNPRAGLEPDHETRALWLKYLPPERVLPGNMKDNFWEMGETGPCGPCTEIHYDRIGPQERGRFVPELVNAGDPDLIEIWNNVFIQFNREDAGTLKPLPARHVDTGMGLERLTSILQNKRSNYDTDVFMPIFARIEQLTNPPHGYTGRLGAADTGNVDTAYRVIADHIRTLTFAITDGALPSNVGRGYVLRRILRRAVRFGRQVLGARTGFFAQLVPTVVERFGHAFPELNKDPARVAAVIHEEEESFGKTLDRGIKLFEEVAARSPISGDDAFKLYDTYGFPIDLTVQMAEERGLKVDVAGFEAAMEAAKERSRAVDAKDEAKALTLPGDAVARLKHLHIDATDDHHKFQARDLVAHVRAIWTGEHFDEHARVTLSQRSRTIGIVTDRTPFYATMGGQECDAGRIVVVSESRAHAHDRHEGGEFVVESVQAFGGYVLHIGRVTHGEIRVGDSVSMQIDKLRRARIAGNHTGTHLANFALRAVLGDGVDQKGSLVAPDRFRFDFSHAQPVSPDELRRIEEIVGTAIRQDLTVYAEPAPLAAAREISGLRAVFGETYPDPVRVVSIGQPVSDLVAGPANPAWRELSVEFCGGTHVERTALLASFAVVGEEAVAKGIRRIVALTGEPAEAAQAAGIALERRVAEAAGARDIDLPNLVQGLLADLDAAVCSSWRKAQVRAGIASLQERVKAAEKAMGAAMRDEAVRLARSIAQSAQAANDQVIVTTLAIGDDRAALQAAVKTVRDICTKSAVMLVCVDEGAGKVGVCAMVPDWLVQKGLRAGDWVRDTCALLGGKGGGKPDSAQGGGTDIAKVSDAIKAARVSALTIAMK, from the coding sequence ATGGGCACCCACTGGACCGTCGATCGCGTGCGCGCCGCCTTCATCGACTACTTCGTCTCGAAGCGGTCGCACGTCTTCGTGCCCTCGTCGCCGTGCGTCCCGCTCGACGACCCGACGCTGCTCTTCACGAACGCGGGGATGAACCAGTTCAAGCCGATCTTTCTCGGGCAGGCCGACCCGAACTCCGACCTGGGGCGCCTGCGACGGGCCGCCAACAGCCAGAAGTGCATCCGCGCGGGCGGCAAGCACAACGACCTCGACGACGTGGGCAAGGACACCTACCACCACACGTTCTTCGAGATGCTCGGCAACTGGTCGTTCGGCGAGTACTTCAAGCAGGAGGCCGTCGACTGGTCGTGGGAACTGCTCACGAAGGTCTACGCCCTCTCGCCCGACCGCCTCTACGCCACGTACTTCGAGGGCAACCCCAGGGCAGGCCTGGAGCCCGACCACGAGACCCGCGCGCTGTGGCTCAAGTACCTGCCCCCCGAGCGCGTCCTCCCGGGCAACATGAAGGACAACTTCTGGGAGATGGGCGAGACCGGGCCGTGCGGCCCGTGCACCGAGATCCACTACGACCGCATCGGCCCGCAGGAGCGCGGGCGCTTCGTCCCCGAGCTCGTCAACGCCGGCGACCCCGATCTCATCGAGATCTGGAACAACGTGTTCATCCAGTTCAACCGCGAAGACGCCGGCACGCTCAAGCCCCTGCCCGCGCGCCACGTCGACACCGGCATGGGGCTCGAACGCCTCACCTCGATCCTCCAGAACAAGCGCAGCAACTACGACACCGACGTGTTCATGCCCATCTTCGCGCGCATCGAGCAGCTCACCAACCCGCCCCACGGCTACACGGGCCGCCTCGGCGCCGCCGACACCGGCAACGTCGACACGGCCTACCGCGTCATCGCCGACCACATCCGCACGCTCACGTTCGCCATCACCGACGGCGCGCTGCCCAGCAACGTCGGGCGGGGGTACGTGCTGCGCCGCATCCTGCGCCGGGCCGTCCGCTTCGGGCGCCAGGTCCTGGGCGCCCGCACGGGGTTCTTCGCGCAGCTCGTCCCCACCGTCGTCGAGCGCTTCGGGCACGCGTTCCCCGAACTGAACAAGGACCCCGCCCGCGTCGCGGCGGTCATCCACGAGGAAGAAGAGAGCTTCGGCAAGACGCTGGACCGCGGGATCAAGCTCTTCGAAGAAGTCGCGGCCCGCAGCCCGATCTCGGGCGACGACGCCTTCAAGCTGTACGACACCTACGGGTTCCCGATCGACTTGACCGTGCAGATGGCCGAGGAGCGCGGGCTGAAGGTCGACGTCGCCGGGTTCGAGGCGGCGATGGAGGCCGCCAAGGAGCGTTCTCGCGCGGTCGATGCGAAGGACGAGGCGAAGGCGCTGACGCTCCCGGGCGATGCGGTGGCGCGCCTGAAGCACCTGCACATCGACGCGACGGACGATCATCACAAGTTCCAGGCGCGAGATCTGGTGGCGCACGTGCGTGCGATCTGGACGGGCGAGCACTTCGACGAGCACGCGCGGGTCACGCTGTCGCAGCGGTCACGCACGATCGGCATCGTGACCGACCGCACACCGTTCTACGCGACGATGGGCGGGCAGGAGTGCGACGCGGGGCGGATCGTCGTGGTGTCCGAGAGCCGCGCCCACGCGCACGACCGGCACGAGGGGGGCGAGTTCGTCGTCGAATCGGTGCAGGCGTTCGGCGGGTACGTGCTGCACATCGGGCGCGTGACGCACGGGGAGATCCGGGTGGGCGACAGCGTGTCGATGCAGATCGACAAGCTGCGTCGGGCGCGCATCGCGGGCAACCACACGGGCACGCACCTGGCGAACTTCGCGCTCCGCGCGGTGCTGGGCGACGGGGTGGACCAGAAGGGCTCGCTCGTCGCCCCCGACCGGTTCCGGTTCGATTTCAGCCACGCGCAGCCGGTCTCGCCCGACGAGCTGCGGCGTATCGAGGAGATCGTCGGCACCGCCATCCGCCAGGACCTGACGGTGTACGCCGAGCCGGCGCCGCTGGCGGCGGCCCGCGAGATCAGCGGGCTGCGCGCGGTCTTCGGCGAGACATACCCCGACCCCGTGCGCGTGGTCTCGATCGGGCAGCCCGTGTCGGACCTGGTGGCGGGCCCGGCCAACCCGGCGTGGCGCGAGCTGTCGGTCGAGTTCTGCGGCGGGACGCACGTCGAGCGGACGGCGCTGCTGGCGTCGTTCGCGGTGGTGGGCGAGGAGGCCGTCGCGAAGGGCATCCGGCGCATCGTGGCCCTGACGGGCGAGCCGGCGGAAGCCGCCCAGGCCGCGGGCATCGCGCTCGAACGGCGCGTCGCGGAGGCGGCGGGCGCGCGCGACATCGACCTTCCGAATCTCGTGCAGGGGCTGCTGGCGGACCTGGACGCCGCGGTCTGCTCGTCGTGGCGCAAGGCGCAGGTCCGCGCGGGGATCGCGTCGCTGCAGGAGCGTGTGAAGGCGGCGGAGAAGGCGATGGGCGCCGCGATGCGCGACGAGGCCGTCCGACTGGCGCGCAGCATCGCGCAGAGCGCCCAGGCCGCCAACGACCAGGTGATCGTCACGACGCTGGCGATCGGCGACGACCGGGCGGCGTTGCAGGCCGCCGTCAAGACGGTGCGCGACATCTGCACGAAGTCCGCGGTGATGCTGGTGTGCGTGGACGAGGGGGCCGGCAAGGTGGGCGTGTGCGCGATGGTCCCCGACTGGCTCGTGCAGAAGGGCCTGCGCGCGGGCGACTGGGTCCGCGACACCTGCGCGCTGCTGGGCGGGAAGGGCGGGGGCAAGCCCGACAGCGCCCAGGGCGGCGGCACGGACATCGCGAAGGTGAGCGACGCGATCAAGGCCGCCCGCGTGAGCGCACTGACCATCGCCATGAAGTAG
- the sthA gene encoding Si-specific NAD(P)(+) transhydrogenase, which yields MRSYDLVVIGSGPAGQKCAIQASKLGKRVCVVERSEVVGGAAINTGTIPSKALREAILAATGKSPFMPRFGDFMSARGKVSLRDLFTACEAIIKNEIALVRGHFRSNGIDLLNGSARFRDASTIEVVSEHSQEVVQAAHVCIAVGTSPARPGTIDFDASDIITSDDLLRLAELPQSMIVVGGGVIGTEYASMLAALGVKVTLVEGRTRLLDFVDAEIAEALQYHLRQAGVTLRMGEKVVSIRKVEPPPGARSTNNVMAEATLESGKTLRADCLLYAIGRQGATASLGLEAAGLAPDDRGRIKVNAQYQTVVPHIYAAGDVIGFPALASTSMEQGRMAACGMFGEKCESYGNLLPYGIYSIPEMSMVGWTEEALTKEGIPYEAGVAQYKEIARGQLLGDEIGMLKMLIHQESRTILGVHALGTGATELIHIGQAAMAFGATVDYFVNAVFNWPTLAECYKVAALNGLNKLRNV from the coding sequence ATGCGTTCCTACGACCTGGTGGTGATCGGATCGGGCCCGGCGGGGCAGAAGTGCGCCATCCAGGCGTCCAAGCTGGGCAAGCGGGTGTGCGTGGTCGAGCGCAGCGAGGTCGTCGGCGGGGCGGCGATCAACACTGGCACCATCCCCAGCAAGGCGCTGCGCGAGGCGATCCTCGCGGCGACGGGCAAGAGCCCCTTCATGCCCCGCTTCGGCGACTTCATGTCCGCACGCGGCAAGGTGAGCCTGCGCGACCTGTTCACCGCGTGCGAGGCGATCATCAAGAACGAGATCGCGCTGGTGCGCGGGCACTTCCGCAGCAACGGGATCGACCTCCTCAACGGCAGCGCCCGGTTCCGCGATGCCTCGACCATCGAGGTCGTCAGCGAGCACTCGCAGGAGGTGGTGCAGGCTGCGCACGTGTGCATCGCCGTCGGCACCAGCCCCGCCCGCCCCGGCACGATCGACTTCGACGCCTCCGACATCATCACGAGCGACGACCTGCTGCGCCTCGCCGAACTCCCCCAGTCCATGATCGTGGTGGGGGGCGGGGTCATCGGCACCGAGTACGCCTCGATGCTCGCGGCATTGGGCGTCAAGGTGACGCTGGTGGAGGGTCGCACGCGCCTGCTGGACTTCGTCGACGCCGAGATCGCCGAGGCGCTCCAGTACCACCTCCGCCAGGCGGGCGTCACGCTGCGCATGGGCGAGAAGGTCGTCAGCATCCGCAAGGTCGAACCCCCGCCGGGCGCGCGCAGCACGAACAACGTCATGGCCGAGGCCACGCTCGAGAGCGGGAAGACCCTGCGCGCCGACTGCCTGCTGTACGCCATCGGGCGTCAGGGGGCGACGGCGTCGCTCGGGCTCGAGGCCGCGGGGCTCGCGCCCGACGATCGCGGGCGGATCAAGGTGAACGCCCAGTACCAGACGGTCGTCCCGCACATCTACGCCGCGGGCGACGTCATCGGTTTCCCGGCGCTCGCGAGCACGAGCATGGAGCAGGGGCGGATGGCGGCGTGCGGGATGTTCGGGGAGAAGTGCGAGAGCTACGGCAACCTGCTCCCGTACGGGATCTACTCGATCCCGGAGATGAGCATGGTGGGGTGGACGGAGGAGGCCCTGACCAAGGAGGGCATCCCGTACGAGGCGGGGGTGGCGCAGTACAAGGAGATCGCGCGCGGGCAGTTGCTGGGCGACGAGATCGGCATGCTGAAGATGCTGATCCACCAGGAAAGCCGCACGATCCTGGGCGTGCACGCGCTGGGGACGGGCGCGACCGAGCTGATCCACATCGGCCAGGCGGCGATGGCGTTCGGCGCGACGGTCGACTACTTCGTGAACGCGGTCTTCAACTGGCCGACGCTCGCGGAGTGCTACAAGGTGGCGGCGCTCAACGGGCTGAACAAGCTGCGCAACGTCTGA
- a CDS encoding AAA family ATPase, producing MAKRPAKSAVGAIEAPPPPEHPVPAPIPLTGVVGQDRAIGILLDAMRAERVHHAWVFHGPTGVGKFTTALAFAAVVLDPTSAPTLTGGLAPDPESHTQRLLRAGAHPDLHVIRKELARFHDDAKVRERKQTNIPLDVVRSFMLEPAALNATVRTSAPVAKVFIVDEAEMLAGASQNAVLKFLEEPPPRTLVILVTDSEERLLPTIRSRCQRVFFPPLSQADMQRCVRASGLELDPAATPWLLEFADGSPGVLHGAVRHGLWAWQQRLAPLLAASDGASYRVELGSTMADLADEWAEAWVKANPYASKEGANKAGADWVFRVVASHLRGRLRRGASAGAWRRVEALREAEREIDSNVNQTFVFEKLAAELCARATPAR from the coding sequence GTGGCGAAGCGTCCGGCAAAGTCCGCGGTCGGGGCGATCGAGGCGCCCCCGCCTCCCGAGCACCCCGTGCCCGCGCCGATCCCGCTGACGGGCGTGGTGGGGCAGGACCGCGCAATCGGCATCCTGCTCGACGCGATGCGGGCGGAGCGCGTCCACCACGCGTGGGTCTTCCACGGGCCCACGGGCGTGGGGAAGTTCACCACCGCGCTCGCCTTTGCGGCGGTGGTGCTGGACCCCACCAGCGCCCCGACGCTGACGGGGGGCCTCGCGCCCGACCCCGAGAGCCACACGCAGCGCCTGCTGCGCGCGGGCGCGCACCCGGACCTGCACGTCATCCGCAAGGAACTGGCCCGGTTCCACGACGACGCGAAGGTCCGCGAGCGCAAGCAGACGAACATCCCGCTGGACGTGGTGCGGTCGTTCATGCTGGAGCCGGCCGCGCTGAACGCGACGGTGCGCACATCCGCGCCGGTTGCCAAGGTGTTCATCGTCGACGAGGCCGAGATGCTGGCCGGCGCGTCGCAGAACGCCGTGCTCAAGTTCCTCGAAGAGCCCCCGCCCCGGACGCTGGTGATCCTCGTGACCGACAGCGAGGAGCGCCTGTTGCCCACGATCCGCTCGCGCTGCCAGCGGGTGTTCTTTCCCCCGCTCTCGCAGGCCGACATGCAGCGCTGCGTGCGCGCGAGCGGGCTGGAGCTGGACCCCGCGGCAACCCCGTGGCTGCTGGAGTTCGCCGACGGCTCGCCCGGCGTGCTGCACGGCGCGGTGCGCCACGGGCTCTGGGCGTGGCAGCAGCGCCTCGCCCCGCTGCTGGCGGCGTCCGACGGCGCGTCGTACCGCGTGGAGCTCGGATCAACGATGGCCGACCTGGCCGACGAGTGGGCCGAGGCGTGGGTGAAGGCCAACCCGTACGCGAGCAAGGAAGGCGCGAACAAGGCCGGCGCCGACTGGGTGTTCCGCGTGGTGGCGTCGCACCTGCGGGGGCGGCTTCGCCGGGGGGCGTCGGCGGGCGCGTGGCGCCGCGTCGAGGCGCTCCGCGAGGCGGAGCGCGAGATCGATTCCAACGTGAACCAGACGTTCGTGTTCGAGAAGCTCGCGGCGGAGCTGTGCGCCCGGGCTACGCCTGCGCGCTGA
- the fliS gene encoding flagellar export chaperone FliS — translation MTTSPQAAAHANAYLRTRVLTASPEELRLMLLEGAVKFATQGRDGLARARHEAAFQGFSQARDIVFELMTTIREDIDPELARNAKALYAFIYRTLVEGAHEKDLAKIDKVIELLEFERETWVLLMRRLAEERGAAPRPAPAAFSAQA, via the coding sequence ATGACCACGTCGCCCCAGGCCGCCGCGCACGCCAACGCCTACCTCCGCACCCGCGTGCTCACCGCCTCGCCCGAGGAGCTCCGCCTCATGCTGCTCGAGGGCGCGGTGAAGTTCGCGACGCAGGGGCGCGACGGGCTGGCGCGCGCGCGCCACGAGGCGGCGTTCCAGGGCTTCTCGCAGGCGCGCGACATCGTCTTCGAACTCATGACGACCATCCGCGAGGACATCGACCCCGAGCTCGCCCGCAACGCCAAGGCCCTCTACGCCTTCATCTACCGAACGCTCGTCGAGGGCGCGCACGAGAAGGACCTCGCGAAGATCGACAAGGTCATCGAGCTGCTCGAGTTCGAGCGCGAGACCTGGGTTCTGCTCATGCGCCGCCTCGCCGAGGAGCGCGGCGCCGCCCCGCGCCCGGCGCCCGCGGCGTTCAGCGCGCAGGCGTAG